Proteins encoded within one genomic window of Setaria italica strain Yugu1 chromosome IV, Setaria_italica_v2.0, whole genome shotgun sequence:
- the LOC101765137 gene encoding DNA-damage-repair/toleration protein DRT111, chloroplastic, translated as MLGGLYGDLPPPSSSAGDDDKASTASVWSSATKMAPPTLRKPSTTFAPPPSLLRNQHLRPPKAAPASAAPAVVAAEPALAPAASFQPAFVAVQSVVEEYDPARPNDYEDYRKDKLRRAKEAELSKELERRRREEQEREREREQREREAREREERDYQSRASSLNISGEEAWKRRAAMSGGGGAAAAQRTPSSPPHGDGFAIGSSSSAGLGVGAGGQMTAAQRMMAKMGWKEGQGLGKQEQGITAPLVAKKTDRRGGVIVDESSSRPPEKKPKSVTFDGPPTRVLLLRNMVGPGEVDDELEDEVASECAKYGTVTRVLIFEITQADFPAEEAVRIFIQFERAEEATKALIDLQGRFFGGRLVQSSFFDEERFGRNELAPMPGEVPGFFD; from the exons ATGCTGGGCGGCCTGTACGGCGACCTCccgccgccgtcttcgtcggccggcgacgacgacaagGCCTCCACGGCCTCCGTCTGGTCCAGCGCCACCAAGATGGCGCCGCCCACCCTCCGCAAGCCGTCCACCACCTtcgccccgcccccgtcgctCCTCCGCAACCAGCACCTGCGCCCGCCCAAggccgcccccgcctccgcggctcccgccgtcgtggccgccgagcccgccctcgcccccgccgcgtcCTTCCAGCCGGCGTTCGTCGCCGTCCAGTCCGTGGTGGAGGAGTACGACCCCGCCAGGCCCAACGACTACGAGGACTACCGCAAGGACAAGCTCCGGCGGGCCAAGGAGGCCGAGCTGAGCAAGGagctcgagcgccgccgccgcgaggagcAGGAGCGGGAGAGGGAGCGCGAGCAGCGGGAGAGGGAGGCCCGGGAGCGCGAGGAGAGGGACTACCAGTCCAGGGCGTCCTCCCTCAACATATCCGGCGAGGAGGCCTGGAAGCGGAGGGCGGcgatgagcggcggcggcggagctgctgCTGCGCAGAGGACACCCTCGTCCCCGCCGCACGGGGACGGGTTTGCCATTGGAAGCTCATCTTCCGCTGGGTTGGGCGTGGGTGCTGGTGGGCAGATGACTGCTGCCCAGAGGATGATGGCCAAGATGGGGTGGAAGGAAGGTCAGGGGCTTGGTAAGCAAGAGCAGGGGATCACCGCGCCTCTAGTGGCCAAGAAGACAGATAGAAGGGGAGGGGTTATTGTTGATGAGAGCAGTTCCAGGCCACCAGAAAAGAAGCCGAAATCTGTCACCTTTGATGGGCCACCAACACGAGTTTTGCTGCTTCGCAACATG GTTGGTCCTGGTGAGGTTGATGACGAGTTGGAAGATGAGGTGGCATCTGAGTGTGCCAAGTATGGGACAGTGACTCGCGTACTAATATTTGAGATCACACAGGCAGACTTCCCAGCTGAGGAGGCTGTAAGGATATTCATACAGTTTGAGCGGGCAGAAGAAGCAACAAAGGCTCTGATCGATCTGCAAGGGCGGTTCTTTGGCGGGCGGTTGGTGCAGTCATCCTTCTTTGACGAGGAAAGGTTTGGAAGGAACGAACTTGCTCCTATGCCAGGGGAAGTACCAGGGTTTTTCGACTAA
- the LOC101765538 gene encoding long chain acyl-CoA synthetase 4 produces MKHLVEVEPATATAGPAYRNARAKDGLMQPPPGLHSCWDIFRTAVEKYPDNPMLGRRRVVDGKAGEYTWVTYKEVYDVVMKLAASISKSGIKQGACCGIYGANCPEWIISMEACNALGVCCVPLYDSLGAGAVEFIICHAEIQIVFVEEKKIAELLKTCHATSKYLKTIISFGGVTNDHKEEAKNHGLSIFSWEEFLITGGSHQVDLPEKKRSDICTIMYTSGTTGDPKGVMLSNESLLVNVVGPDSVIQYVGEVFDQDDVYLSYLPLAHVFDRMFEEVFIYHGSKIGFWRGDVKLLVDDIAALKPTVFCAVPRVLDRIYSGLTAKISSGGILKKTLFNIAYKMKLDSMRKGIKHEKAAPFFDKLVFSKVKERLGGKLRVIVSGGAPLAVPVEEFLRVVTCAYVIQGYGLTETCAGSIVSIPNEYPMLGTVGPPIQHIDVRLESVPEMGYDALSSIPRGEICIRGSVLFSGYYKREDLTQEVMIDGWFHTGDVGEWQPDGSLKVIDRKKNIFKLSQGEYVAVENLENVYGVLQEIDSIWVYGNSFESFLVAVVNPNQQVLEHWAEQNGITGSFAKLCKNPRAKDHILAELIKIGKEKKLRGFELIKAIHLDPLPFDIERDLITPTYKKKRPQMLKYYQGEIDALYKGSK; encoded by the exons atgaAGCACCTAGTGGAGGtggagccggcgacggcgaccgccgGCCCGGCGTACCGGAACGCGCGGGCCAAGGACGGCCtcatgcagccgccgccggggctCCACAGTTGCTGGGACATCTTCCG GACGGCCGTGGAGAAGTACCCCGACAACCCGATGCTGGGTCGCCGGAGAGTGGTCGACGGCAAG GCAGGTGAGTACACCTGGGTGACATACAAGGAGGTCTACGATGTCGTGATGAAGCTCGCTGCCTCCATCAGCAAGTCCGGAATCAAGCAG GGTGCATGTTGCGGCATTTACGGCGCAAACTGCCCCGAATGGATCATCAGCATGGAG GCTTGCAATGCGCTGGGAGTTTGCTGCGTACCGCTCTACGATTCTCTCG GTGCTGGGGCGGTAGAGTTTATCATATGCCATGCTGAAATCCAGATCGTTTttgtggaggagaagaagatcgCAGAG CTCCTGAAAACTTGCCATGCCACTTCAAAGTATCTGAAAA CGATCATAAGCTTTGGAGGAGTCACAAATGACCATAAAGAGGAAGCTAAAAACCATGGCCTGTCCATTTTCTCTTGGGAGGAATTCCTGATCACG GGTGGCTCTCATCAAGTTGATCTGCCTGAAAAGAAGAGATCGGACATCTGTACCATAATGTACACAAGTGGCACAACAGGAGACCCTAAAGGAGTTATGTTATCAAATGAAAGCCTTCTTGTAAACGTTGTGGGCCCTGATTCTGTAATTCAGTATGTTGGTGAAGTT TTCGATCAAGATGATGTTTATTTGTCATATCTGCCACTAGCTCATGTCTTTGataggatgtttgaagaagTGTTCATTTACCATGGATCGAAAATTGGATTTTGGCGTGGG GATGTCAAACTATTGGTTGATGATATTGCAGCACTAAAACCAACAGTATTCTGTGCTGTTCCACGTGTACTTGACAGGATTTATTCAG GTCTTACAGCCAAGATTTCCTCTGGTGGTATACTGAAGAAAACTTTATTCAACATTGCTTACAAGAT GAAACTGGACAGCATGAGGAAAGGAATTAAACATGAGAAAGCGGCTCCATTCTTTGATAAATTAGTTTTCAGCAAG GTGAAAGAAAGGCTTGGTGGAAAATTAAGAGTTATTGTGTCTGGTGGTGCCCCTTTGGCTGTACCGGTGGAAGAATTTTTGAGGGTAGTGACATGTGCTTATGTTATTCAAGGCTATG GACTGACGGAAACTTGTGCGGGCTCTATAGTTTCAATACCAAATGAATACCCCATGCTTGGGACTGTTGGTCCACCTATCCAACATATAGATGTGCGCCTCGAGTCAGTTCCAGAGATGGGTTATGATGCTCTGTCCAGCATCCCACGTGGAGAGATATGCATAAGGGGAAGTGTTCTGTTCTCTGGATACTACAAAAGAGAGGACCTTACACAGGAAGTCATGATTGATGGATGGTTTCACACAG GAGACGTTGGTGAGTGGCAACCAGATGGGTCCTTGAAAGTCATTGATAGAAAGAAGAATATATTCAAGCTTTCTCAGGGAGAGTACGTTGCTGTGGAAAATCTAGAGAATGTGTATGGTGTTCTTCAAGAGATAGATTCG ATATGGGTATACGGGAATAGTTTTGAATCTTTTCTTGTTGCCGTTGTCAATCCGAACCAACAAGTGCTTGAGCATTGGGCTGAACAAAACGGTATTACCGGAAGTTTTGCTAAACTATGCAAAAATCCTAGAGCCAAAGACCATATTCTCGCAGAACTCATAAAGATCGGGAAGGAAAAGAAG CTGAGAGGCTTTGAGTTGATAAAAGCTATACATCTCGATCCTTTACCGTTTGATATCGAGCGTGACCTCATCACCCCAACATACAAGAAGAAACGACCACAGATGCTCAAGTACTACCAG GGGGAGATTGATGCGCTCTACAAGGGCTCGAAGTAA